The following are from one region of the bacterium genome:
- a CDS encoding HEAT repeat domain-containing protein, producing the protein MKKWKKIVLWIAGGIVVIMSILIIYVVDTLFYLFPRRDTEAIRKILVADFRRETSWQRHHRTPPIIWPSPFYEPKLKRMGKSILPALIEIIEDEKEDRYVRGFASDCFEFVGEEGKKYVPRLIKILKQGDETGQWCAANALAIIAYKFEDKSIITPLTEAYVKDNHPFVWELSREKSSLFKGNKKAIGLLSEYLLTEKKYHGIRRTVAEILGNIGDKRAIEPLKEILKRKDEHPHVKKAAEEALKKMLNKGNE; encoded by the coding sequence ATGAAAAAATGGAAAAAGATTGTTTTATGGATAGCAGGAGGAATAGTGGTGATAATGAGTATATTGATTATTTATGTCGTTGATACCTTGTTTTATCTCTTCCCAAGAAGGGATACAGAGGCAATACGGAAAATTTTGGTAGCAGATTTTAGACGAGAGACTAGCTGGCAAAGACATCATCGCACACCACCAATAATTTGGCCTTCCCCTTTTTATGAGCCTAAATTAAAGAGAATGGGTAAATCAATACTTCCTGCGTTAATAGAAATAATAGAAGATGAGAAAGAAGATAGGTATGTTCGAGGATTTGCATCAGATTGCTTTGAATTCGTGGGAGAAGAAGGGAAAAAATATGTACCCAGATTGATTAAGATTTTAAAACAAGGGGATGAGACAGGACAATGGTGTGCAGCAAACGCTTTGGCTATTATTGCATATAAATTTGAAGATAAAAGTATTATAACTCCACTAACAGAAGCATATGTGAAAGATAATCACCCTTTTGTATGGGAATTAAGTAGAGAAAAATCTTCATTATTTAAGGGTAATAAAAAAGCTATAGGACTACTAAGTGAATATTTATTGACCGAAAAAAAATATCATGGAATACGGCGTACAGTAGCTGAAATATTAGGGAATATTGGAGATAAGAGGGCAATTGAGCCTTTAAAGGAGATATTAAAAAGGAAGGATGAACATCCGCATGTTAAAAAAGCCGCTGAAGAGGCTTTAAAAAAAATGTTAAATAAAGGAAATGAATAA
- a CDS encoding HEAT repeat domain-containing protein — protein MLKKILIIGGICLVMLVIAWVLMIGYFTVVVKTKDEKTIRLVDQNKIMKITAIPIKITNAIIPPPKLESKKPEERKRIIINYLKEAIEANDKWLLLKGVEIDKRVLRMGDVIVPVLIEIVRDTKQEGRVRQYAASMLEEMFRCKNKTLEELIGDEEWKKDVFTESFNLIKKIDIESAVPTLLEAIEDENAFTKECIIGIFEEMKDKRTVEPLLKILDEQRVYQWETNLGKRTKEALYKILKETHDRRIAEALDRNGSDYGVWLWVDEAGRQKVINRAMDILRGNYTPEVKLTYEDEENIKAWVKRERRRSAEEFRELELERKRVAIKEKAIGLLGVAKAKEAVPMLIEMLEKEVEKRDFFGIMGNIITALGKIGTDEAVNVLIELCRAKQIGGGVTIEALGESKNRKAIPFLEEVLNGNDKFNGELAAKALKKITGKEYK, from the coding sequence ATGTTAAAGAAGATATTAATAATTGGTGGTATTTGTTTAGTGATGTTAGTGATAGCTTGGGTGTTGATGATAGGTTACTTTACTGTAGTGGTAAAGACAAAAGATGAGAAGACAATTCGTCTTGTAGACCAGAATAAGATTATGAAAATTACGGCAATTCCAATTAAGATTACTAATGCCATCATACCACCACCTAAACTTGAAAGTAAAAAACCAGAAGAAAGAAAAAGGATAATCATAAACTATCTAAAAGAAGCGATTGAGGCAAATGATAAATGGCTATTATTAAAGGGTGTAGAAATAGATAAGCGGGTACTAAGAATGGGTGATGTTATAGTTCCAGTATTAATAGAGATAGTTAGGGATACTAAACAAGAAGGTAGAGTGCGTCAATATGCAGCAAGTATGTTAGAAGAGATGTTTCGTTGTAAGAATAAAACACTTGAAGAATTAATCGGAGATGAAGAATGGAAAAAGGATGTATTTACAGAATCGTTTAACTTAATTAAAAAGATAGATATTGAGAGTGCAGTGCCTACATTATTAGAAGCGATTGAGGATGAAAATGCGTTCACGAAAGAATGTATAATCGGGATATTCGAAGAAATGAAAGATAAAAGAACAGTTGAGCCTTTGCTAAAGATTTTAGATGAGCAAAGAGTTTATCAATGGGAAACAAACTTAGGGAAAAGAACAAAAGAGGCATTGTATAAGATATTGAAGGAGACCCATGACCGAAGAATAGCTGAGGCATTAGATAGAAATGGAAGTGATTATGGGGTTTGGCTATGGGTAGATGAGGCAGGAAGACAAAAAGTAATTAACAGAGCTATGGATATATTAAGAGGTAATTATACCCCAGAAGTTAAACTTACCTATGAAGATGAAGAGAATATAAAGGCATGGGTTAAGAGGGAGAGGAGAAGATCTGCAGAAGAATTCAGAGAATTAGAATTAGAAAGAAAGAGGGTTGCAATTAAAGAAAAGGCTATTGGATTATTAGGTGTGGCTAAGGCAAAAGAGGCTGTGCCTATGTTGATTGAGATGTTAGAGAAAGAGGTAGAAAAGAGAGATTTTTTTGGTATTATGGGAAATATAATTACTGCATTAGGGAAAATAGGAACTGATGAGGCAGTAAATGTATTAATAGAGTTATGCCGAGCCAAACAGATAGGGGGGGGGGTAACAATAGAAGCATTGGGAGAATCAAAAAATAGAAAGGCTATACCATTTCTTGAAGAAGTGCTAAACGGTAATGATAAGTTTAATGGTGAATTAGCAGCAAAGGCCTTAAAGAAAATAACAGGCAAGGAATATAAATAA